Proteins from one Microbacterium proteolyticum genomic window:
- a CDS encoding DUF1990 family protein, which translates to MSDLTYPEIGATAGRLPPGYHHVRAERVIGRGRVAFEQAADALLCGAVQRRAGATVRLSQTPLRVGTRIDMRLGPFGIPCLVVWAERDDDHAGFAYGSLPGHPESGEERFELTLAPSGEVTFTITAFSRPGRWFTRLAWPVNRFVQRRMTQRYLCTLDSPTR; encoded by the coding sequence ATGAGCGACCTGACCTACCCCGAGATCGGGGCGACGGCGGGGCGGCTGCCGCCGGGGTATCACCACGTGCGCGCGGAACGCGTGATCGGTCGCGGCCGGGTGGCGTTCGAGCAGGCGGCCGACGCGCTCCTGTGCGGAGCGGTGCAGCGGCGGGCGGGAGCGACCGTGCGGTTGTCGCAGACGCCGCTGCGCGTCGGAACCCGGATCGACATGCGGCTGGGGCCGTTCGGCATCCCGTGTCTGGTCGTGTGGGCGGAGCGCGACGACGACCACGCCGGTTTCGCCTACGGCTCACTGCCCGGGCACCCCGAGAGCGGCGAGGAACGGTTCGAACTGACCCTCGCCCCCTCGGGAGAGGTGACCTTCACGATCACGGCGTTCTCGCGTCCGGGCCGCTGGTTCACGCGCCTCGCGTGGCCGGTGAACCGTTTCGTCCAGCGCCGCATGACCCAGCGGTACCTCTGCACCCTGGATTCGCCGACGCGCTGA
- the glsA gene encoding glutaminase A has protein sequence MNADDSGARVDVDAGGIAQSVGTGLLPEGARIDRMLAEAHAHAARHHEGRVADYIPVLAAADPEAFGLCVVGVDGVRHEVGQTATRFSIQSISKAFVYALVVDHLGHGRVREVVGVNNTGLAFNSLIAIELHDGHPRNPMVNAGAIATTALMPGADPDAQWEAVREGLSRFAGRPLAVDDEVYRSESETNQRNRAIGQLVHSYGRIERRPADVVDVYTRQCALSVDTVDLAVMAATLADGGVNPVTGERVVSAEACRDTLAVLATSGLYETSGDWMFEIGLPGKSGVAGGLITVAPGKVGMASYAPRLDAAGNSVRGQIAAAYLSRVLGLNIFASAPYASGLPLR, from the coding sequence GTGAACGCTGACGATTCGGGGGCGCGCGTGGACGTGGATGCAGGCGGGATCGCACAGTCCGTGGGCACCGGGCTGCTGCCCGAGGGGGCACGCATCGACCGGATGCTCGCCGAGGCCCACGCCCATGCCGCACGTCATCACGAGGGGCGGGTCGCCGACTACATCCCGGTTCTCGCCGCCGCTGATCCCGAGGCGTTCGGCCTCTGCGTCGTCGGCGTGGACGGCGTGCGGCACGAGGTCGGGCAGACGGCGACGCGCTTCTCGATCCAGTCCATCTCCAAGGCCTTCGTCTACGCCCTCGTCGTGGACCATCTCGGTCACGGGCGTGTGCGCGAGGTGGTGGGTGTCAACAACACCGGCCTCGCCTTCAACTCGCTGATCGCAATTGAGCTCCACGACGGCCACCCCAGGAATCCCATGGTCAACGCCGGAGCCATCGCCACAACGGCTCTGATGCCCGGTGCCGACCCCGACGCGCAGTGGGAGGCCGTGCGAGAGGGCTTGTCGCGCTTCGCCGGTCGGCCGCTCGCCGTCGACGACGAGGTGTACCGCTCCGAGTCCGAGACCAACCAGCGCAATCGGGCGATCGGGCAGTTGGTCCACAGCTACGGCCGCATCGAGCGTCGACCGGCCGATGTCGTCGACGTGTACACCCGGCAGTGCGCGCTCTCGGTGGACACCGTCGACCTCGCGGTCATGGCGGCGACGCTGGCCGACGGCGGGGTGAACCCCGTGACCGGTGAACGGGTCGTCTCGGCCGAAGCCTGCCGGGACACGCTCGCCGTGCTCGCCACCAGTGGCTTGTACGAGACGTCGGGGGACTGGATGTTCGAGATCGGGCTCCCGGGCAAGTCGGGCGTGGCGGGCGGCCTGATCACCGTCGCCCCCGGCAAGGTCGGAATGGCGTCGTACGCCCCCCGCCTCGACGCCGCGGGCAACAGCGTGCGCGGGCAGATCGCGGCTGCATACCTGTCGCGCGTGCTGGGCCTCAACATCTTCGCCTCCGCACCGTACGCCTCGGGGCTGCCGCTGCGCTGA
- a CDS encoding copper resistance CopC family protein produces MRALTAPRRRVGVLSLVVAAVAVGAAFGGAQAASAHDSLVSSTPAADATVSTASDVELTFSANLLGADGGNEVIVVGPDARHYETDCTALAGPTLTTPVELGAAGEYQVTWRAVSSDGHPVSGTYAFSYAPAAGEPVGQGAESSPCANVASQQAEAAPDAAAPAAAPSGLVIGLSVGGVAVIVVGVVIALLLRPRRKGDADTE; encoded by the coding sequence GTGCGCGCGCTCACGGCGCCCCGGCGTCGAGTCGGCGTCCTCAGCCTCGTCGTCGCCGCGGTCGCCGTGGGCGCCGCGTTCGGCGGGGCACAGGCCGCATCGGCCCACGACAGCCTCGTCTCGTCGACGCCCGCCGCCGATGCGACGGTGTCGACGGCATCCGATGTGGAGCTGACGTTCAGCGCCAACCTCCTCGGCGCCGACGGAGGGAACGAGGTGATCGTGGTCGGGCCCGACGCCCGTCACTACGAGACCGACTGCACCGCGCTCGCCGGTCCGACGCTGACCACCCCGGTCGAGCTCGGCGCCGCCGGCGAATACCAGGTGACGTGGCGGGCGGTGTCATCCGACGGGCACCCCGTGTCGGGAACCTACGCGTTCTCGTACGCGCCCGCCGCGGGAGAGCCGGTCGGCCAGGGCGCCGAGTCGTCGCCCTGCGCGAACGTCGCTTCGCAACAGGCGGAAGCGGCACCGGATGCCGCGGCGCCCGCGGCCGCACCCTCGGGGCTGGTGATCGGTCTGTCCGTCGGTGGCGTGGCGGTCATCGTGGTCGGTGTCGTCATCGCGCTGCTCCTGCGGCCGCGCCGGAAGGGTGACGCGGACACCGAGTGA
- a CDS encoding DUF3253 domain-containing protein, producing the protein MPPSSAADPRLVASIRALLELRAEGATICPSEAAREVGGDDWRDLMQPARDAARELADAGEVEVTQRGEVVDVTTARGPVRIRRAR; encoded by the coding sequence ATGCCCCCGTCATCTGCTGCGGATCCCCGGCTCGTGGCATCCATCCGCGCCCTGCTCGAGCTGCGCGCCGAGGGCGCGACGATCTGCCCGTCCGAGGCGGCGCGCGAGGTCGGCGGCGATGACTGGCGCGATCTCATGCAGCCGGCACGGGATGCCGCGCGCGAGCTGGCCGACGCGGGGGAGGTCGAGGTCACGCAGCGTGGCGAGGTCGTCGACGTGACGACCGCGCGCGGACCCGTGCGGATCCGCCGAGCGCGCTGA
- a CDS encoding TetR/AcrR family transcriptional regulator → MPRLTEASSQARRDEIVSAAIRVMERKGLARTAIADISAESGLSTGSIYSHFESKAQIALYAANAVIGAREAHIAAAGGEPRSPWDLVAGFLRGFDDDGTPASVVLQMWAEAAVDPEMKQLITHIVRRIRRAYEEALGPWVAEHPGTDATDLSLHMVALAQGYIVQRAFGVKATFEEYSVGLRAVLGGDSAA, encoded by the coding sequence ATGCCGAGACTCACGGAAGCGTCCTCGCAGGCCCGCCGCGACGAGATTGTGAGCGCCGCCATCCGGGTCATGGAGCGGAAAGGTCTCGCCCGGACAGCCATCGCCGACATCTCGGCGGAGTCCGGATTGTCGACCGGGTCGATCTACTCGCACTTCGAGAGCAAGGCGCAGATCGCCCTCTACGCCGCCAACGCCGTGATCGGGGCGCGCGAAGCGCACATCGCGGCTGCAGGCGGGGAGCCGCGCTCGCCGTGGGACCTCGTGGCGGGCTTCCTCCGCGGGTTCGACGACGACGGCACCCCCGCCTCGGTCGTCCTGCAGATGTGGGCGGAAGCAGCGGTCGACCCCGAGATGAAGCAGCTGATCACCCACATCGTGAGGCGCATCCGGCGCGCCTACGAGGAGGCCCTCGGTCCGTGGGTGGCCGAGCATCCCGGCACGGATGCCACGGACCTCAGCCTCCACATGGTCGCGCTCGCGCAGGGATACATCGTGCAGCGCGCGTTCGGCGTGAAGGCGACGTTCGAGGAGTACTCCGTCGGTCTGCGCGCGGTGCTCGGGGGCGACTCCGCGGCGTGA
- a CDS encoding YqjF family protein, with the protein MPVERHAPALPGRAVIEQRWNRAVFVHWRVDPDEIAPMLPAGTRPDVHDGSAWVGLVPFVLSEFRFLPLPPVPFVGTFTEINVRTYAVDDAGRRGVVFRTLEAEHLAPVLAARALFGLPYRWARAGVRTDGPLIEYRSRRHTGRHPGTRLRARLGTDPVDTALSRFLTARWGFHERHLGRTIWAANSHEPWPLVHAELEALDDDLVADAGFPQLRGRTPDSVLAMPAGHPGFRTRFTAARGIAKAPSA; encoded by the coding sequence GTGCCTGTCGAACGCCATGCCCCCGCCCTCCCCGGCCGCGCCGTCATCGAACAGCGGTGGAACCGCGCCGTCTTCGTGCACTGGCGCGTCGACCCGGACGAGATCGCGCCGATGCTCCCCGCCGGGACCCGGCCCGACGTGCACGACGGCTCGGCATGGGTGGGGCTCGTGCCGTTCGTGCTGAGCGAGTTCCGCTTCCTGCCGCTCCCGCCGGTTCCTTTCGTCGGCACGTTCACCGAGATCAACGTCCGCACGTACGCCGTGGACGACGCCGGCCGCCGCGGCGTCGTCTTCCGCACGCTCGAGGCAGAGCATCTCGCGCCCGTGCTCGCGGCGCGCGCGTTGTTCGGGCTGCCGTACCGCTGGGCGCGCGCGGGGGTGCGCACCGACGGGCCGCTCATCGAGTACCGGTCGCGGCGGCACACCGGGCGGCATCCGGGCACCCGGCTGCGGGCGCGCCTCGGCACCGACCCCGTCGACACCGCGCTCTCGCGATTCCTCACGGCGCGCTGGGGCTTCCACGAGCGGCATCTGGGGCGGACGATCTGGGCCGCCAACTCCCACGAGCCGTGGCCGCTGGTGCACGCGGAGCTCGAGGCGCTCGACGATGACCTCGTCGCGGATGCCGGTTTCCCGCAGCTACGCGGACGCACCCCCGACTCGGTGCTCGCGATGCCCGCCGGACACCCGGGCTTCCGCACCCGCTTCACGGCCGCCCGCGGGATCGCGAAAGCCCCCTCCGCCTGA
- a CDS encoding YcnI family copper-binding membrane protein: MSRSLSRALVGAAAGLALALGVPLAASAHVTVNPNTATPGSYATVNFRVPTESETASTVKVEVTLPTDTPFTAVLVQPVPGWTATVEKGAYPAPVEVDGNTVSDGPLKIVWQADPGVGIGQDQFQVFSAVLGPVPDTGHVVLPAVQTYSDGEVVNWSATPDEVAADDTLEPAPVLYINDAPPTTGHGASHDTSTAAPAADGHDDHTMSEASASSTDGSAGAALGLSIAALVIGIGGAVLGALAFARRPKKA, encoded by the coding sequence ATGTCCCGTTCCCTCTCGCGCGCCCTCGTGGGCGCGGCCGCCGGCCTCGCCCTCGCGCTGGGCGTGCCCCTCGCGGCATCCGCACACGTCACCGTCAACCCGAACACCGCCACTCCGGGCAGCTACGCCACGGTGAACTTCCGCGTTCCGACCGAGTCCGAGACGGCCTCGACCGTCAAGGTCGAGGTGACGCTCCCGACCGACACCCCGTTCACCGCCGTTCTCGTGCAGCCGGTGCCCGGCTGGACGGCGACCGTCGAGAAGGGTGCCTACCCCGCGCCCGTCGAGGTCGACGGCAACACCGTCAGCGACGGACCGCTGAAGATCGTCTGGCAGGCCGACCCCGGCGTGGGCATCGGCCAAGACCAGTTCCAGGTCTTCTCGGCCGTCCTCGGACCCGTGCCCGACACCGGACACGTCGTCCTCCCGGCCGTGCAGACGTACTCCGACGGCGAGGTCGTGAACTGGTCGGCGACTCCCGACGAGGTCGCCGCCGACGACACGCTCGAGCCCGCTCCCGTGCTGTACATCAACGACGCGCCCCCGACCACGGGTCACGGTGCGTCGCACGACACGTCGACCGCGGCACCCGCGGCCGACGGACACGACGACCACACCATGTCCGAGGCGTCGGCGTCGTCCACGGACGGTTCCGCGGGCGCGGCCCTGGGCCTCAGCATCGCCGCGCTCGTCATCGGCATCGGCGGCGCGGTGCTGGGCGCACTGGCGTTCGCCCGCCGTCCGAAGAAGGCCTGA
- a CDS encoding FdhF/YdeP family oxidoreductase, which produces MGDAFGLMKDAPRQGGLGPAVTGDWESTGEYEHPAAGWGAALTVGKVLLEQRQPIAGTKAMFTMNHPKSGFDCPGCAWPDDKGVALDICENGIKHVTWEMTHKRVGKEFFAEHSVTELSQWTDFALEDAGRLVGPMAYDAATDHYVPISWNDAFRLIAQHLQGLDSPDQAAFYTSGRLSNEASFLYQLFARELGTNNLPDCSNMCHEGSGRGLTASLATGKGTADLEDWQNCDALFVLGVNAASNAPRMLTSLAEAVERGAQVVHVNPLREVAATRTIVPHEIVDMATFHDHPTSTLNLQVRPGGDLALIRGMAKVVFEAAERDPSVLDQAFIDGYTHDYEAYRALVEATPWDALVTQAGLTETEIRAAADIYLASERTVISWCLGVSQHEHGVDTVREIVNLLLLRGNVGRLGTGPSPVRGHSNVQGNRTCGINHKPTEEWLAKLDEVCGIQSPRDPGLDTVHTVAALHRGDLRVFVGMGGNFVRAAPDTKLTAEGMSRCELTVHVSTKLNRSHLTHGKAALILPCLGRTERDEQESGPQSISTEDAMSSVMLSLGSRKPASPHLLSEPAIIARLARAAMPDSRTPWEWYVGDYDRIRDTMAKVLPGFEGFNELVRQHWGFRIPQPARERDFRTPSGKAEFSTAELPDVIPADSDVLVLQTMRSHDQWNTTIYSADDRYRGVRNIRELIFMNRRDMRDRGIAEGDLVDIVATSRDGSVRSITAFRALEYDTPRGSAAGYFPEMNVLLGPDDYSRQSDQPLMKSLRVRVARTA; this is translated from the coding sequence ATGGGTGACGCGTTCGGGCTGATGAAGGACGCACCGCGTCAGGGCGGCCTCGGCCCCGCCGTCACGGGCGATTGGGAGAGCACCGGCGAGTACGAGCACCCGGCCGCCGGCTGGGGCGCGGCGCTCACGGTCGGGAAGGTCCTGCTCGAGCAGCGCCAGCCGATCGCCGGCACCAAGGCCATGTTCACGATGAACCACCCGAAGAGCGGCTTCGACTGCCCCGGGTGCGCGTGGCCTGACGACAAGGGCGTCGCCCTCGACATCTGCGAGAACGGCATCAAGCACGTCACGTGGGAGATGACGCACAAGCGCGTCGGCAAGGAGTTCTTCGCCGAGCACTCCGTGACCGAGCTGTCGCAGTGGACGGACTTCGCGCTCGAGGATGCCGGTCGCCTCGTCGGTCCGATGGCGTACGACGCCGCGACCGACCATTACGTGCCCATCTCGTGGAACGACGCGTTCCGCCTGATCGCCCAGCACCTGCAGGGTCTCGACAGCCCCGACCAGGCCGCTTTCTACACCTCGGGGCGCCTGAGCAACGAGGCGTCGTTCCTCTACCAGCTGTTCGCGCGCGAGCTGGGCACGAACAACCTTCCCGACTGCTCGAACATGTGCCACGAGGGCTCGGGCCGCGGGCTGACGGCTTCCCTCGCCACCGGCAAGGGCACCGCCGACCTCGAGGACTGGCAGAACTGCGACGCGCTGTTCGTCCTCGGCGTCAACGCGGCCTCGAACGCGCCGCGCATGCTCACGAGCCTCGCCGAGGCCGTCGAGCGCGGAGCGCAGGTCGTGCACGTGAATCCGCTCCGCGAGGTCGCGGCCACCCGCACGATCGTGCCGCACGAGATCGTCGACATGGCCACGTTCCACGATCACCCCACCAGCACCCTCAACCTCCAGGTGCGCCCGGGCGGCGACCTGGCCCTCATCCGCGGCATGGCCAAGGTCGTGTTCGAGGCGGCCGAGCGCGACCCGTCGGTGCTCGACCAGGCGTTCATCGACGGCTACACGCACGACTACGAGGCCTACCGCGCGCTCGTCGAGGCGACGCCGTGGGACGCCCTCGTCACGCAGGCGGGCCTGACCGAGACCGAGATCCGGGCCGCTGCCGACATCTACCTCGCGTCGGAGCGCACCGTCATCAGCTGGTGCCTCGGCGTCAGCCAGCACGAGCACGGCGTCGACACGGTCCGTGAGATCGTCAACCTCCTGCTGCTCCGCGGCAACGTCGGCCGCCTCGGCACCGGACCCTCGCCCGTGCGCGGCCACAGCAACGTGCAGGGCAACCGCACGTGCGGGATCAACCACAAGCCGACGGAGGAGTGGCTCGCGAAGCTCGACGAGGTCTGCGGCATCCAATCGCCCCGCGATCCCGGACTCGACACCGTGCACACCGTCGCGGCCCTCCACCGCGGCGACCTCAGGGTGTTCGTCGGCATGGGCGGCAACTTCGTGCGGGCCGCTCCCGACACGAAGCTCACCGCCGAGGGCATGAGCCGCTGCGAACTCACGGTCCACGTCAGCACGAAGCTCAACCGCAGCCACCTCACCCACGGCAAAGCGGCGCTCATCCTCCCGTGCCTCGGCCGCACCGAGCGCGACGAGCAGGAGTCGGGTCCGCAGTCGATCTCGACCGAGGATGCCATGAGCTCCGTCATGCTCTCGCTCGGGTCGCGCAAGCCCGCCTCGCCGCACCTGCTCAGCGAGCCGGCGATCATCGCGCGCCTCGCCCGCGCCGCGATGCCCGACTCGAGAACGCCGTGGGAATGGTACGTCGGCGACTACGACCGCATCCGCGACACCATGGCGAAGGTGCTGCCCGGGTTCGAGGGCTTCAACGAACTCGTCCGCCAGCACTGGGGCTTCCGCATCCCGCAGCCGGCGCGCGAGCGCGACTTCCGCACGCCCTCGGGCAAGGCCGAGTTCTCCACCGCCGAGCTGCCCGACGTCATCCCCGCCGACTCCGACGTGCTGGTGCTCCAGACCATGCGCTCGCACGACCAGTGGAACACCACGATCTACTCGGCCGACGACCGCTACCGCGGTGTCCGCAACATCCGCGAGCTCATCTTCATGAACCGCAGAGACATGCGCGACCGCGGCATCGCCGAGGGCGACCTCGTCGACATCGTGGCCACCTCGCGCGACGGGTCGGTGCGCAGCATCACGGCGTTCCGGGCGCTGGAGTACGACACCCCGCGCGGCAGCGCCGCCGGGTACTTCCCCGAGATGAACGTGCTGCTCGGCCCCGACGACTACAGCCGCCAGAGCGACCAGCCGCTGATGAAGAGCCTGCGCGTGCGGGTGGCCAGGACCGCCTGA
- the purL gene encoding phosphoribosylformylglycinamidine synthase subunit PurL — translation MTTPNPAARTALADTVENAIATPEKDQPYGALGLKDDEYAKIREILGRRPTSGELAMYSVMWSEHCSYKSSKIYLRQFGQKVSDEMKTRLMVGMGQNAGVVDVGDGWAVTFKVESHNHPSYIEPFQGAATGVGGIVRDIISMGARPVAVMDQLRFGAIDHPDTPRVVHGVTSGISFYGNCLGLPNIGGETVFDSVYQGNPLVNALAVGVLRHEDLKLANASGAGNKVVLFGARTGGDGIGGASILASDTFADGGPTKRPAVQVGDPFAEKVLIECCLELYRDDLVEAIQDLGAAGISCATSELAANGNSGMKVELSKVLLRDPSLTPEEILMSESQERMMAIVAPEKLDAFLEVVGKWDVETSVLGEVTGDGRLIIDWYGERIVDVDPSTVAVDGPVYERPVAYPTWIDALQADSAAKLPRATDADTLRAQFTTLVASPNLADTSWITNQYDYYVLGNTALSFPDDAGMIRVDEETGLGFAIATDCNGRYCQLDPYTGAKLALAEAYRNVAVTGAVPTAVTDCLNFGSPENPEVMWQFSQAVEGLSDGCLELGIPVTGGNVSFYNQTGDQPIHPTPVVGVMGIIDDVAARIPSGWQDAGENLYLLGVTADELDGSQWAGTIHDHLGGLPPKVDLAQERKLAELLQAAGSQSLVSSAHDLSSGGLAQALAEGVMRFGVGARVWLTELMERDGVDATAALFSESTGRVLVSVPREEDVKFRGLCNGRGYPVLRIGVTDVEPGAEATLEIQDVFTVPVSELRRLSTETLPGVFGPTVTEPVA, via the coding sequence GTGACCACCCCGAACCCCGCCGCCCGTACAGCTCTCGCTGACACCGTCGAGAACGCGATCGCGACTCCCGAGAAGGACCAGCCGTACGGCGCCCTCGGACTCAAGGACGACGAATACGCGAAGATCCGCGAGATCCTCGGCCGTCGCCCCACGAGCGGCGAGCTGGCGATGTACTCCGTCATGTGGAGCGAGCACTGCTCCTACAAGTCCAGCAAGATCTACCTGCGCCAGTTCGGCCAAAAGGTCAGCGACGAGATGAAGACCCGCCTCATGGTCGGCATGGGGCAGAACGCCGGCGTCGTCGACGTGGGCGACGGCTGGGCGGTCACCTTCAAGGTCGAGTCCCACAACCACCCGAGCTACATCGAGCCCTTCCAGGGCGCGGCCACCGGAGTCGGCGGCATCGTCCGCGACATCATCTCGATGGGCGCGCGCCCGGTCGCGGTCATGGACCAGCTCCGCTTCGGTGCGATCGACCACCCCGACACCCCGCGCGTCGTCCACGGCGTCACGAGCGGCATCTCGTTCTACGGCAACTGCCTGGGCCTGCCGAACATCGGCGGTGAGACGGTGTTCGACTCCGTCTACCAGGGCAACCCGCTCGTCAACGCCCTCGCGGTCGGCGTCCTCCGTCACGAAGACCTCAAGCTCGCCAACGCCTCCGGTGCGGGCAACAAGGTCGTGCTGTTCGGTGCCCGCACGGGCGGCGACGGGATCGGCGGCGCGAGCATCCTGGCATCCGACACCTTCGCCGACGGCGGACCCACCAAGCGTCCCGCGGTCCAGGTCGGCGACCCGTTCGCCGAGAAGGTGCTCATCGAGTGCTGCCTCGAGCTCTACCGCGACGACCTCGTCGAGGCCATTCAAGACCTCGGGGCCGCGGGCATCTCGTGCGCCACGAGCGAGCTGGCCGCCAACGGAAACAGCGGCATGAAGGTCGAGCTGTCGAAGGTGCTGCTGCGCGACCCGTCGCTCACGCCGGAAGAGATCCTCATGAGCGAGAGCCAGGAGCGCATGATGGCGATCGTGGCTCCCGAGAAGCTCGACGCGTTCCTCGAGGTCGTCGGCAAGTGGGACGTCGAGACGAGCGTGCTCGGCGAGGTCACCGGCGACGGCCGCCTCATCATCGACTGGTACGGCGAGCGCATCGTCGACGTCGACCCCTCCACCGTCGCGGTCGACGGGCCCGTGTACGAGCGCCCGGTCGCCTACCCGACGTGGATCGACGCGCTGCAGGCCGACTCCGCCGCGAAGCTCCCCCGGGCGACGGATGCCGACACCCTCCGCGCGCAGTTCACGACCCTCGTCGCGAGCCCCAACCTCGCCGACACCTCGTGGATCACGAACCAGTACGACTACTACGTGCTCGGCAACACCGCGCTGAGCTTCCCCGACGACGCCGGCATGATCCGCGTCGACGAGGAGACGGGCCTCGGCTTCGCGATCGCCACCGACTGCAACGGCCGCTACTGCCAGCTCGACCCCTACACCGGTGCGAAGCTCGCCCTCGCCGAGGCGTACCGCAACGTCGCCGTCACCGGTGCCGTGCCGACGGCCGTCACCGACTGCCTGAACTTCGGCAGCCCCGAGAACCCCGAGGTCATGTGGCAGTTCAGCCAGGCCGTCGAGGGTCTCTCCGATGGATGCCTCGAACTCGGCATCCCGGTCACGGGCGGCAACGTGTCGTTCTACAACCAGACCGGCGACCAGCCGATCCACCCGACCCCCGTGGTCGGTGTCATGGGCATCATCGACGACGTCGCCGCGCGCATCCCGAGCGGTTGGCAGGATGCCGGCGAGAACCTGTACCTGCTGGGCGTCACCGCCGACGAGCTCGACGGGTCGCAGTGGGCGGGGACCATCCACGACCACCTCGGCGGTCTTCCGCCCAAGGTCGACCTCGCTCAGGAGCGCAAGCTCGCCGAGCTGCTGCAGGCCGCAGGATCCCAGTCGCTCGTCTCCAGCGCCCACGACCTCTCGTCGGGCGGTCTCGCGCAGGCCCTCGCCGAGGGCGTGATGCGCTTCGGCGTCGGCGCGCGCGTCTGGCTCACCGAGTTGATGGAACGCGACGGGGTGGATGCCACCGCCGCCCTGTTCAGCGAGTCCACCGGCCGCGTGCTGGTGAGCGTGCCGCGCGAGGAGGACGTGAAGTTCCGCGGTCTGTGCAACGGACGCGGATACCCGGTGCTCCGCATCGGCGTCACCGACGTCGAGCCAGGCGCCGAGGCGACGCTCGAGATCCAGGACGTCTTCACCGTCCCCGTGTCGGAGCTGCGCCGCCTGTCGACCGAGACGCTTCCCGGCGTCTTCGGCCCGACGGTGACCGAGCCCGTCGCCTGA
- the fdhD gene encoding formate dehydrogenase accessory sulfurtransferase FdhD, with amino-acid sequence MGRLTAPRRVTRITLDGVNRQRPDVVAVEEPLEIRVAGSPLSVTMRTPGHDVELAAGFLVSEGVLHRGDQFARAIHCGGPGTGGADGNTYNVLDLTLAPGVTLPSPDIARNFYTTSSCGVCGTASIEAVEKVSSYDVSEDGIRVDAVDLAGFPDRLREGQKVFEKTGGLHAAALFDIATGEMLVVREDVGRHNAVDKVVGWALLNDRLPLRGTVLQVSGRVSFELVQKAVMAGIPILSAVSAPSSLAIELAERAGLTVAGFVRGGSMNLYTRPDRILVPSTTPALAESSGVR; translated from the coding sequence ATGGGCCGCCTGACCGCTCCGCGTCGCGTCACCCGCATCACGCTGGACGGCGTGAACCGGCAGCGGCCGGACGTGGTCGCCGTCGAGGAGCCGCTCGAGATCCGGGTCGCCGGTTCCCCGCTGTCGGTGACGATGCGCACGCCCGGGCACGACGTCGAACTCGCGGCCGGATTCCTCGTGTCGGAGGGCGTCCTCCATCGCGGCGACCAATTCGCGCGGGCGATCCACTGCGGCGGACCGGGCACGGGCGGCGCCGACGGCAACACCTACAACGTCCTCGACCTCACGCTCGCTCCCGGTGTGACGCTCCCCTCCCCCGACATCGCCCGCAACTTCTACACCACGAGTTCGTGCGGCGTGTGCGGCACGGCATCCATCGAGGCCGTCGAGAAGGTGTCGTCGTACGACGTGTCAGAGGATGGCATCCGGGTCGATGCCGTCGATCTCGCGGGCTTCCCCGACCGGCTCCGCGAGGGGCAGAAGGTGTTCGAGAAGACCGGCGGACTGCACGCCGCGGCGCTCTTCGACATCGCGACCGGCGAGATGCTCGTCGTGCGGGAAGACGTCGGACGACACAACGCCGTCGACAAGGTCGTCGGCTGGGCCCTGCTCAACGACCGGCTGCCGCTGCGGGGAACCGTGCTGCAGGTGTCGGGCCGCGTGAGCTTCGAGCTGGTGCAGAAGGCCGTGATGGCCGGCATCCCGATCCTGTCCGCCGTGTCCGCGCCGTCGTCTCTCGCGATCGAACTGGCCGAGCGCGCGGGACTCACCGTCGCGGGATTCGTCCGCGGCGGCAGCATGAATCTCTACACACGTCCGGATCGCATCCTCGTTCCATCCACAACCCCCGCACTCGCGGAAAGCTCCGGCGTACGCTGA
- a CDS encoding low molecular weight protein tyrosine phosphatase family protein, with product MPPLHVLFVCSRNRLRSPTAEAVFRDWPGIEVASVGLKPDAEEVATPEDIAWADLILVMEPTHKRELSRRFAPQLRDTRVVVLGIPDDYGFMDATLVERLRRVVPRHLP from the coding sequence ATGCCGCCGCTGCACGTTCTGTTCGTGTGCTCGCGCAACCGCCTCCGCAGTCCGACGGCGGAGGCGGTCTTCCGCGACTGGCCGGGGATCGAGGTCGCCTCGGTCGGCCTGAAGCCCGACGCCGAGGAGGTCGCGACCCCCGAAGACATCGCGTGGGCCGACCTCATCCTCGTCATGGAGCCGACGCACAAGCGCGAGCTGTCGCGCCGGTTCGCGCCGCAGCTGCGCGACACGCGCGTGGTCGTGCTCGGCATCCCGGACGACTACGGATTCATGGATGCCACCCTCGTCGAGCGCCTGCGACGGGTGGTGCCGCGGCACCTGCCGTGA